The following proteins come from a genomic window of Rhizobium sp. 007:
- a CDS encoding proton-translocating transhydrogenase family protein, with protein MASEAMDKALEQLDQAVNAVVAAAAQAPEAASAATGGAIDPFIFQFAIFVLAIFVGYYVVWSVTPALHTPLMAVTNAISSVIVVGALLAVGISASGLATGFGFVALVLVSVNIFGGFLVTQRMLAMYRKKDK; from the coding sequence ATGGCCAGTGAAGCAATGGACAAGGCGCTGGAGCAGCTTGACCAGGCGGTCAACGCAGTCGTGGCGGCGGCCGCGCAGGCACCGGAAGCGGCAAGTGCGGCAACGGGCGGGGCGATCGATCCCTTCATTTTCCAGTTCGCGATCTTCGTGCTGGCGATCTTCGTCGGTTATTACGTCGTCTGGTCGGTGACGCCGGCGCTGCATACGCCGCTGATGGCCGTCACCAACGCCATCTCTTCAGTCATCGTCGTCGGCGCGCTGCTTGCAGTGGGCATTTCGGCAAGCGGGCTTGCGACCGGTTTCGGCTTCGTCGCGCTCGTTCTCGTCTCGGTCAACATCTTCGGCGGTTTCCTCGTCACGCAGCGCATGCTGGCGATGTACCGCAAGAAGGACAAGTGA
- a CDS encoding NAD(P)(+) transhydrogenase (Re/Si-specific) subunit beta, whose amino-acid sequence MTNIAAFLYLVSGVLFILALRGLSHPATSRKGNLYGMIGMGMAILTTLVLATPSFAGFVLIVLGLAIGGGAGAYIARVIPMTSMPQLVAGFHSLVGLAAVLVAASALYTPASFGIGDIGSIHGEARIEMAIGAAIGALTFTGSIIAFLKLDGRMSGKPILLAFRHIINIALLVLIVFFIIGLAATESHFDFWAVVALSLALGVLLIVPIGGADMPVVVSMLNSYSGWAAAGIGFTLGNLALIITGALVGSSGAILSYIMCKGMNRSFISVILGGFGGETSAGAADNSDKTVKLGSAEDAAYLMANASKVIIVPGYGMAVAQAQHALRELADNLKKAGVEVKYAIHPVAGRMPGHMNVLLAEANVPYDEVFELEDINSDFGQADVAYVIGANDVTNPAARDDKTSPIYGMPILDVDKAKTCLFVKRSLGSGYAGIDNTLFYKDGTMMLLGDAKKVTEEINKAIGH is encoded by the coding sequence ATGACCAATATCGCAGCTTTCCTCTACCTCGTCTCCGGCGTGCTTTTCATCCTGGCACTGCGCGGCCTCTCCCATCCGGCCACCAGCCGCAAGGGCAATCTCTACGGCATGATCGGCATGGGGATGGCGATCCTCACGACGCTGGTGCTGGCAACGCCTTCTTTTGCCGGCTTCGTGCTGATCGTGCTCGGACTGGCGATCGGCGGCGGGGCGGGCGCCTATATCGCCCGCGTCATCCCGATGACCTCGATGCCGCAGCTGGTGGCGGGCTTCCACTCGTTGGTCGGCCTGGCCGCCGTGCTGGTTGCCGCCTCCGCGCTTTATACACCGGCCTCCTTCGGCATCGGCGATATCGGCTCGATCCATGGCGAGGCGCGTATCGAGATGGCGATCGGCGCCGCGATCGGGGCGCTTACCTTTACCGGCTCGATCATCGCTTTTTTGAAGCTTGACGGGCGCATGTCCGGCAAGCCGATCCTGCTTGCCTTCCGGCATATCATCAACATCGCGCTTTTGGTGCTGATCGTCTTCTTCATCATCGGGCTCGCGGCAACCGAAAGCCATTTCGATTTCTGGGCGGTCGTGGCGCTTTCGCTGGCGCTCGGCGTGCTGCTGATCGTGCCGATCGGGGGCGCCGACATGCCGGTCGTCGTCTCCATGCTGAACTCCTATTCGGGGTGGGCGGCAGCCGGTATCGGTTTCACGCTCGGCAATCTCGCTCTGATCATCACCGGTGCGCTGGTCGGCTCTTCGGGTGCGATCCTGTCCTACATCATGTGCAAGGGCATGAACCGCTCGTTCATATCCGTCATTCTCGGCGGCTTCGGTGGCGAGACCTCTGCAGGGGCTGCGGACAATTCCGACAAGACCGTCAAGCTCGGCTCGGCAGAGGATGCCGCCTATCTGATGGCGAACGCTTCCAAGGTCATTATCGTGCCGGGCTACGGCATGGCGGTTGCCCAGGCGCAGCACGCGCTTCGCGAGCTGGCCGACAATCTCAAGAAGGCCGGCGTCGAGGTCAAATACGCAATTCATCCGGTCGCCGGCCGCATGCCCGGCCACATGAACGTGCTGCTGGCCGAAGCGAACGTGCCTTATGACGAGGTCTTCGAACTCGAAGACATCAACTCCGACTTCGGCCAAGCCGATGTCGCTTATGTCATCGGTGCCAACGACGTCACCAATCCAGCGGCGCGCGATGACAAGACCTCGCCGATCTACGGCATGCCGATCCTCGATGTCGACAAGGCCAAGACCTGCCTCTTCGTCAAGCGTTCGCTCGGCTCCGGCTATGCGGGCATCGACAATACGCTGTTCTACAAGGATGGCACGATGATGCTGCTCGGCGATGCAAAGAAGGTCACCGAGGAGATCAACAAAGCGATCGGCCACTGA
- a CDS encoding alcohol dehydrogenase catalytic domain-containing protein has product MTQMMRAARLHAVGEPMRMDLVASPVATGTDVVVEVKACGMVPNLANVLANWESWYPQMPLPPRPAIHGLDPSGIVHQVGEQVVSLKPGDRVYVNPGRFCGACHACSSGHPQACQHWTLGGYFGYNPNSLEMFKRYPYGGFCEYMLAPQAQVVKIPDNMSFVQGSRMGYLGTSYAALKKCGPLMGRKLIINGASGTLGIGATLFALAMGVGKIYAVARGDELLARLKALAPDRIEIFSNRTGSSGDFIKARTGGVGADLMLDTLGAKAPLESMLDAMKGVRRGGRIVNIGGTAGNLPLDVKWWMDEQMELIGSVWFTAAEGMEIASMVENEVVDISVMKPMVWPLESINEAISGVASGDGGFTYYAVTI; this is encoded by the coding sequence ATGACGCAGATGATGCGCGCAGCGCGGCTGCACGCCGTCGGAGAACCGATGAGAATGGATCTGGTGGCGAGCCCCGTGGCCACCGGAACCGACGTCGTTGTCGAGGTCAAGGCCTGCGGAATGGTCCCGAATCTCGCCAATGTCCTTGCGAACTGGGAGAGCTGGTATCCGCAGATGCCATTACCGCCCCGCCCCGCAATCCATGGCCTCGATCCTTCAGGTATCGTCCATCAGGTCGGCGAGCAGGTCGTGTCGCTCAAGCCGGGCGACCGGGTCTATGTCAATCCCGGCCGCTTCTGCGGAGCCTGCCACGCATGTTCATCGGGACACCCGCAAGCCTGCCAGCATTGGACACTCGGCGGTTATTTCGGCTACAATCCGAACAGCCTTGAGATGTTCAAACGCTACCCCTATGGCGGCTTTTGTGAATATATGCTGGCGCCGCAGGCGCAGGTCGTGAAAATTCCCGACAACATGTCCTTCGTCCAGGGGTCGCGCATGGGCTACCTCGGTACGTCCTACGCCGCCCTGAAAAAGTGCGGGCCGCTGATGGGGCGCAAGCTGATTATCAACGGCGCTAGCGGAACCCTCGGCATCGGCGCGACTCTTTTCGCGCTGGCCATGGGCGTCGGCAAGATCTATGCAGTCGCCCGTGGCGACGAATTGCTGGCCCGCCTGAAGGCGCTTGCGCCGGACAGGATTGAAATCTTCTCGAACCGGACCGGCTCGAGCGGCGATTTCATCAAGGCCAGAACGGGCGGCGTCGGTGCCGACCTGATGCTCGACACGCTCGGCGCCAAGGCGCCGCTCGAATCCATGCTCGATGCCATGAAGGGTGTGCGCAGAGGCGGCCGCATCGTCAATATCGGCGGTACTGCGGGTAATTTGCCCCTCGACGTAAAGTGGTGGATGGATGAGCAGATGGAGTTGATCGGCTCGGTATGGTTCACCGCCGCTGAAGGTATGGAAATCGCCTCCATGGTCGAAAACGAAGTTGTCGACATCTCCGTCATGAAGCCGATGGTTTGGCCGCTCGAGAGCATCAATGAAGCGATTTCCGGCGTTGCCTCAGGCGATGGCGGCTTCACCTACTACGCCGTCACTATCTAG
- a CDS encoding cytochrome P450 — MIDDASALTGENLYRDPYPVYARLRRQAPVALFEGTKEYFITRYDDCRTVGATDRAFGPSGAANRPEARVMGMPNVLTMSGEEHSCLREGIDLNLTQERVRSYVERLTRPVVQRFLDELKPKGEANLTTELFEPISVRCIGDVIGLTETSNDNLVEWFHAMALGLQNVSNDRAVWDRLDAALADIDHQLGALYDAALSKPNNTLMSHVMYGGMPEGAARSLEEISPTMRVIILGGLQEPGHAAANACAGLLSSPEQAKIMAEDPSAHALRAFDEGLRWIAPIGVTPRVALEDFEIAGTVIPAGSSVAIVMGSANRDEARFERPDQFDMFRKKKQHVSFGFRPHFCSGHFLSRAMGEIALQEAFRQLPNLRLDPEQEIKAKGWRFRGVNVLPAKWDA; from the coding sequence ATGATAGATGACGCGTCAGCATTGACGGGCGAGAACCTTTATAGAGACCCTTACCCGGTCTATGCGAGGTTGCGCCGGCAAGCTCCGGTTGCCCTTTTCGAGGGGACCAAAGAGTATTTCATTACCCGCTACGACGATTGTCGCACAGTTGGTGCGACCGACCGAGCCTTCGGACCGTCTGGCGCTGCCAACCGGCCCGAGGCACGCGTTATGGGAATGCCGAACGTCCTGACCATGTCGGGCGAAGAGCATTCATGCCTGCGCGAAGGCATCGACCTCAATCTGACACAGGAGCGCGTGCGCTCTTATGTCGAGCGTCTAACGCGGCCAGTGGTGCAGCGCTTCCTTGACGAGCTCAAGCCCAAGGGCGAGGCGAACCTGACGACGGAGCTCTTCGAGCCGATCTCGGTGCGCTGCATCGGCGACGTGATCGGTTTGACAGAGACCTCGAATGACAATCTCGTGGAGTGGTTTCACGCCATGGCCCTTGGGCTGCAAAACGTCTCCAACGACCGGGCGGTCTGGGACCGGCTCGACGCCGCGCTCGCAGACATCGATCACCAGCTTGGCGCGCTTTATGACGCTGCATTGTCGAAGCCGAACAACACGCTGATGAGCCATGTGATGTATGGCGGCATGCCGGAGGGCGCAGCGCGCAGCCTGGAGGAAATTTCGCCGACTATGCGCGTTATCATCCTGGGCGGTCTGCAGGAGCCTGGACACGCGGCCGCAAATGCTTGTGCGGGCCTGCTTTCCAGCCCCGAGCAGGCCAAAATCATGGCGGAGGACCCGTCCGCGCATGCGCTCAGGGCTTTTGACGAGGGGCTGCGCTGGATAGCGCCGATTGGAGTGACCCCGCGTGTCGCCCTTGAAGATTTCGAGATCGCCGGGACTGTAATCCCCGCCGGCTCTTCCGTGGCCATCGTCATGGGATCTGCAAACCGCGATGAAGCGCGCTTCGAGAGGCCGGACCAGTTCGACATGTTCCGCAAGAAGAAGCAGCACGTATCGTTCGGTTTCCGCCCGCATTTCTGCTCTGGACATTTCCTGTCGCGAGCCATGGGCGAGATCGCTCTTCAAGAAGCCTTCCGGCAATTGCCGAATCTGCGCCTCGATCCTGAGCAGGAGATCAAGGCCAAAGGCTGGCGCTTCCGCGGCGTGAACGTGCTTCCGGCCAAGTGGGACGCGTGA